In Leptodesmis sichuanensis A121, the following are encoded in one genomic region:
- a CDS encoding response regulator: MVNVDPTRILLVEDDPNDVELIQLALERYNFVNQLDVVTDGEQALNYLHGRGEEPPIHPLPRLVLLDLKLPKVDGIQVLQAIRSHPRTQKLIVVVMTSSAENQDLTGCYELGVNSYIVKPLEFQQFIDVARQIGLYWMLLNQVPSQE; this comes from the coding sequence ATGGTAAATGTAGATCCAACCCGAATTCTATTGGTAGAGGATGACCCCAATGATGTGGAGTTAATTCAGTTAGCGCTGGAGCGCTACAACTTTGTCAATCAGCTTGATGTTGTGACTGATGGAGAGCAAGCACTGAACTATTTGCATGGTCGAGGGGAAGAACCTCCGATCCATCCCTTACCTCGTCTGGTTTTACTTGATCTAAAACTACCTAAAGTCGATGGAATTCAAGTTTTACAGGCAATCCGCAGCCATCCACGCACTCAAAAGCTAATCGTAGTTGTAATGACTTCTTCTGCTGAGAACCAGGATCTCACTGGTTGCTATGAGCTAGGAGTAAATAGCTACATTGTCAAGCCACTGGAATTTCAGCAATTCATAGACGTGGCTCGCCAGATTGGCCTTTACTGGATGCTGCTAAATCAAGTTCCATCGCAGGAATAG
- a CDS encoding ATP-binding protein → MNHQHKVDLVTAEHDRILGRNYEAADGYDQAIARARENGYVQEAALANELAARFYLQWGKEKVAAGYMQEAYYDYARWGAKAKTDDLENLYPQLLGPLFQARQHHFVLGQTNLQAVSTASSFDQTLQTSPSSSHFPAATLDFTTVFKASQALSSEIQLEQLVAKLLQVVMENAGAKKAALLIAQDDSLAIEAMATLTDADITVFSVPLSVSEVIPLSLVNYVKHSLKTVVLDDATAQTDFTADPYLMRYQPRSVLCTPILNQGKLIGLLYLENPLTVAAFTRDRLEVIHLLCTQAAISLENARLYRNLQASEARYQRLAENVPGVIYQFRLSPDGHRELSYISPLCVEIFEVEPESALADAQVILGMVHPDDTVEFEQSILASAQTLQPWQWVGRIRLPSGRVKWIQGGSRPERQSDGAIVWDGILMDVSDRKQAELEILRLNQALEQQNRNLETVVEQRTAELMQRTIQLEASNQELEFFSYSVSHDLRAPLRHINGFASALQQRLQSHNALSDPKVDHYVQVIQNGSQKMAQLIDGLLDLSRIGRKPMEYRLVNLQQLVDEAIASLQHNPDIGTAAEFVIGELPTVQGDARLLQQVLSNLIGNALKFSRHHPTPRIEIGSLPAGVIFIRDNGAGFDMKYADKLFGPFQRLHTPTEFEGTGIGLAIVQRIIHRHGGTIWAESQPNQGATFYFTLGGPAQD, encoded by the coding sequence ATGAATCACCAGCACAAGGTGGACCTGGTGACTGCCGAACACGATCGCATCTTAGGGAGAAACTACGAAGCGGCAGACGGGTACGATCAGGCGATCGCAAGAGCCAGAGAAAACGGCTATGTCCAGGAAGCTGCCCTGGCCAATGAACTGGCTGCCCGGTTCTACCTCCAGTGGGGCAAAGAAAAGGTTGCAGCCGGGTATATGCAAGAAGCTTACTACGACTATGCCCGCTGGGGCGCGAAAGCCAAAACTGATGACCTGGAAAACCTCTATCCTCAGCTTCTGGGGCCTCTCTTCCAGGCGCGGCAACACCACTTTGTTCTCGGTCAAACTAACCTCCAGGCGGTTAGCACCGCTTCATCCTTCGACCAGACCCTTCAGACCAGCCCCTCTAGCAGTCACTTTCCTGCTGCAACGCTCGATTTCACCACTGTCTTCAAAGCCTCCCAGGCTCTATCAAGTGAAATTCAACTCGAGCAATTGGTGGCAAAACTGCTCCAGGTGGTGATGGAAAATGCTGGGGCCAAAAAGGCCGCCTTGCTGATTGCCCAGGACGATAGCTTAGCGATTGAAGCCATGGCCACCCTGACCGATGCCGACATCACGGTGTTCTCGGTGCCCCTATCCGTTAGCGAGGTGATTCCCCTGAGCCTGGTGAACTACGTCAAACACAGCTTAAAAACCGTGGTTCTGGATGACGCGACCGCTCAGACGGATTTCACCGCTGACCCCTATCTGATGCGCTACCAACCCAGGAGTGTGTTGTGTACGCCCATCCTCAATCAGGGGAAGCTCATTGGGCTGTTGTATTTGGAAAATCCGTTGACCGTCGCTGCCTTCACCCGCGATCGCCTGGAAGTGATTCACCTGCTCTGCACCCAGGCTGCGATTTCCTTAGAAAACGCCCGTCTATATCGCAACCTCCAGGCCAGCGAAGCTCGCTATCAACGGCTGGCCGAAAACGTTCCTGGGGTGATTTATCAGTTTCGGCTTAGTCCTGATGGGCACCGAGAACTGTCCTACATCAGCCCCCTCTGTGTTGAAATCTTTGAAGTAGAGCCGGAATCAGCGTTGGCAGATGCTCAGGTGATTCTGGGCATGGTTCATCCAGACGACACTGTTGAGTTTGAGCAGTCTATCCTGGCCTCAGCCCAAACCCTACAACCCTGGCAGTGGGTAGGCCGCATTCGGTTGCCCTCGGGTCGGGTCAAATGGATTCAGGGAGGCTCCCGACCGGAACGCCAGTCGGATGGGGCGATTGTTTGGGATGGCATCCTGATGGATGTGAGCGATCGCAAACAGGCAGAGTTAGAAATTCTACGACTCAACCAGGCACTGGAACAACAAAACCGGAATCTGGAAACAGTAGTCGAGCAACGCACTGCGGAACTGATGCAACGGACTATCCAGCTAGAAGCCAGCAATCAGGAACTGGAATTCTTCTCCTATTCCGTCTCCCATGACCTGCGTGCTCCCCTGCGCCATATCAATGGCTTTGCCAGTGCCCTACAACAGCGGTTGCAGAGCCACAATGCCCTGTCTGACCCCAAAGTTGACCACTATGTGCAGGTGATTCAGAACGGTAGCCAGAAAATGGCTCAATTGATCGATGGCCTCCTCGACCTCTCCCGGATTGGGCGCAAACCAATGGAGTACCGACTGGTTAACCTGCAACAACTGGTGGATGAAGCGATCGCCTCATTGCAGCACAATCCAGACATCGGGACTGCAGCAGAATTTGTCATTGGCGAGTTGCCCACCGTCCAGGGAGATGCCCGATTACTGCAACAGGTTCTGAGTAATCTGATTGGCAACGCTCTCAAATTCAGCCGTCATCATCCTACTCCTCGGATTGAAATTGGCAGTTTACCAGCGGGGGTGATCTTCATCCGGGACAACGGGGCGGGGTTTGACATGAAATATGCCGACAAACTGTTTGGGCCATTTCAGCGGTTACACACGCCAACCGAATTTGAGGGCACCGGGATTGGACTGGCGATCGTGCAACGGATCATCCACCGTCATGGCGGCACCATCTGGGCCGAGAGTCAGCCCAACCAGGGAGCGACCTTCTACTTCACCCTTGGAGGCCCTGCTCAAGATTAA
- a CDS encoding ISKra4 family transposase, with protein MTATIVQSTTESITLQITIPLSQSFLDTEETIQSVLNEAGTLASGAALKQFDTDGSAIAMGGMNWTSKGQLPKTYQTPYGTVEVHRHVYQTSAGGPTFCPLEVDARIIMTSTPRLAKQISHKYAEMSSVRVVEDLRENHGRVIHRSFVQTLAEAVGEIALLKEEDWHYQTPKLPVEVATVSLGVDGTCLLLCKDGFRQAMIGTLSLYDAQGERLHTTYVAAAPEQGRQTFLDRMRREIEHIKRLYPNSHYQGLADGAPENWTFLEPVTDSQVLDFFHATQYLDNVAKAIHPRNPKHQKSWMDEHCHLLKHEVGAAQRLLTEMETIVPKRVSQSVQKGLQDAITYFRNHHHQMRYAEAIAAHLPIGSGVTEAGCKVIVKARLCGSGMKWKEHGAGIVLSLRTLSYSQGRWQQFWSKINRYGFTFAE; from the coding sequence ATGACCGCAACTATTGTCCAAAGTACAACAGAGTCAATCACTCTTCAAATTACTATTCCTCTGAGTCAATCATTTCTAGACACCGAAGAAACCATCCAATCAGTACTGAATGAAGCAGGAACTCTGGCCAGTGGAGCAGCGCTCAAACAGTTTGATACCGATGGCAGTGCCATTGCAATGGGCGGGATGAATTGGACGAGTAAAGGACAATTGCCCAAAACCTATCAAACCCCTTATGGAACAGTAGAAGTACATCGGCATGTGTACCAAACGAGCGCGGGTGGACCCACCTTTTGTCCCCTGGAAGTCGATGCTCGGATCATCATGACTTCAACCCCCCGGTTGGCCAAACAAATCTCCCACAAATATGCGGAGATGAGTAGTGTCCGAGTGGTAGAAGATTTGCGGGAAAATCATGGACGAGTGATCCACCGTTCGTTTGTGCAAACGTTAGCCGAAGCGGTCGGTGAGATTGCCTTGCTCAAGGAAGAGGATTGGCACTATCAGACACCAAAATTACCTGTAGAGGTGGCAACGGTCAGTCTCGGTGTCGATGGCACCTGCCTGTTGTTATGCAAAGACGGATTTCGCCAAGCCATGATTGGGACCCTCAGTCTCTATGATGCTCAAGGGGAAAGGCTCCACACCACCTATGTCGCCGCCGCACCCGAACAGGGACGGCAAACCTTTTTAGATCGAATGCGACGAGAAATTGAACACATCAAACGGTTGTATCCCAACTCCCATTATCAAGGGTTAGCCGATGGAGCACCGGAGAATTGGACGTTTCTCGAACCCGTCACGGATAGTCAAGTTTTGGATTTCTTTCATGCCACTCAGTATCTCGACAACGTTGCTAAAGCCATCCATCCCCGCAATCCTAAACATCAAAAAAGCTGGATGGATGAGCATTGTCATCTGCTGAAGCACGAGGTGGGTGCCGCTCAACGACTGCTGACAGAAATGGAAACCATTGTGCCGAAACGGGTGAGTCAATCGGTGCAAAAGGGATTACAAGATGCCATCACTTACTTTCGCAATCACCACCATCAGATGCGCTATGCCGAGGCGATTGCTGCTCATTTACCCATTGGCTCAGGAGTCACCGAAGCGGGATGTAAAGTCATTGTCAAAGCACGTCTGTGTGGCTCTGGAATGAAGTGGAAAGAACATGGAGCGGGGATTGTTTTGAGCTTACGAACCTTGAGTTACAGTCAAGGACGATGGCAGCAATTTTGGTCAAAGATTAATCGCTATGGCTTCACTTTTGCAGAATAG
- a CDS encoding response regulator, producing MVIDASRLLIVEDDPNDVELIRLALNSYPFVNQMDVAEDGEQALLYLLGQGDIPPGHPLPRMVLLDLKLPKVSGLQVLEAIRRHPRTHNLVVVVMTSSAESRDIEACYDLGANSYIVKPLDFQQFQNVSQQVGVYWMQLNQPPRI from the coding sequence ATGGTGATTGATGCATCCCGCCTTCTGATTGTTGAAGATGATCCAAATGATGTTGAGTTAATCCGTTTAGCGCTAAATAGCTATCCCTTTGTCAACCAAATGGATGTGGCAGAGGATGGTGAGCAGGCGTTGCTCTATCTACTTGGGCAGGGAGACATCCCTCCTGGTCACCCATTACCGCGTATGGTTTTGCTCGATCTGAAACTGCCAAAAGTAAGTGGTCTACAAGTGCTGGAGGCCATTCGTCGTCATCCCCGCACCCATAATCTGGTGGTTGTAGTCATGACTTCCTCGGCTGAAAGTCGAGATATCGAAGCTTGCTACGATCTCGGAGCGAATAGCTACATTGTTAAGCCCCTGGATTTTCAACAGTTTCAAAACGTATCTCAGCAAGTCGGTGTGTATTGGATGCAACTCAATCAACCGCCGCGAATATAG
- a CDS encoding ATP-binding protein yields the protein MSAISQLPGYWIVASLYESSQTLVYRGIRERDRQPVMIKVPRNPFPSVHELVQFRNQYTIACNLDHPNIIKPLALEPYQNGYALVMEDFQGISLKEQLKQAGPWGKMPQRLTAFFQIALQVVDALFDLHRQRVIHKDLKPSNILIHPDTQQVKLADFSLASLLPRETQEIQTAQALEGTLAYLAPEQTGRMNRGIDYRSDFYALGITFYQLLTGQLPFVSDDPMELIHCHLAKYPVPPHEVGASGSIIPSVLSDIVLKLMAKNAEDRYQSALGIRHDLEECLAQWQENLRIVPFQLGRRDVSDRFLIPETLYGRDQEVQTLLDAFTRIASSPADNAPDQPPSQTPNPPSPIPHPKSELVLVTGFSGIGKTAVVNEVHKPITRQHGYFIKGKFDQFNRNIPFSGVVQALRDLMRQLLSESDTQLQSWKSQILAALGESGQVMIDVIPELEQVIGPQPAAVDLSGMAAQNRFNLLFQKFIQVFATPAHPLVLFLDDLQWADSASLNLMHQVMTELGTGYLLLIGAYRDNEVSPAHPLMLAIAAIAQAGTTVNTITLPPLNPADLNHLVADTLHCPEAVAQPLTSLVVQKTQGNPFFATQFLRALHQDGLITFDWQAGHWQCDLARVQDAALTDDVVEFMALQLQKLPQETQQILKLAACIGNQFDLATLAIVSEQSEVETATQLWTALQQGFILPQSQIYKFFQEQAEGQGKPASEVWRQDPGSCVYRFLHDRVQQAAYSLIPDDQKQATHYHIGQLLLQQISPAEQEERIFELVNQLNWGAALMTDQGDRDALAHLNLIASRRAKAATAYQAGRDYAALGLSLLGTAAWQRQYSLTLALHELAAESASLCGDFAQMEQWIDAVIEQAHTLLETIPVYRTRILANVYQNQLTEAIAIGQQILQQLGIWFPETPTPADIHQQIQAIAALIGDRPIEELVHLPVMTDPTSLAIVQIASSLLGTAYLSGSPLYPLLVVLGVRLSIQSGNTLASPVSYAFYGAILCNLLQDVETGVQFGQLALNIVAALDAKASQPEVIGAVVAFILHRKRHLRDLLPIAQEGYATGLEVGSLEYAGYNAILFCVKAFNCGQPLATLEPEVRAYSHGMVQLHQLTAASYCWIVWQSILNLLGDSDHPTRLSGEALQEAEFLPSLLSANDPGKLFQFYLYKAMLCFLFGEVAPAMTQITEARKYLRGAVGLVGEPTLYFYDSLIAIAHWEQSQNNSVDDLAAVLQRVAENQTQLQRV from the coding sequence ATGAGTGCAATTTCTCAATTACCAGGATATTGGATCGTGGCATCGCTGTACGAAAGCTCTCAGACGCTGGTCTATAGAGGAATTCGGGAGCGCGATCGCCAGCCGGTGATGATCAAAGTTCCGCGCAACCCCTTTCCTAGCGTTCACGAACTGGTGCAGTTCCGCAACCAGTACACCATTGCCTGCAACCTCGACCACCCGAATATCATTAAACCCCTTGCGCTGGAACCCTACCAGAACGGCTACGCCCTGGTGATGGAAGATTTTCAGGGGATCTCGCTCAAAGAACAGTTGAAGCAAGCGGGGCCGTGGGGGAAGATGCCGCAACGCCTGACGGCATTTTTTCAAATTGCCCTGCAAGTGGTGGATGCCCTCTTTGATCTGCACCGTCAGCGTGTGATTCACAAAGACCTCAAGCCCAGCAACATTCTGATCCATCCAGACACCCAGCAGGTCAAACTGGCTGATTTCAGCCTCGCTTCCCTGCTGCCCCGCGAGACCCAGGAGATACAAACGGCCCAGGCCCTGGAGGGCACCCTTGCCTATCTGGCACCAGAGCAAACGGGGCGGATGAATCGCGGCATTGACTATCGCAGCGACTTCTATGCCCTGGGCATCACCTTTTATCAGTTGCTCACGGGGCAGTTGCCGTTTGTTAGCGATGACCCGATGGAGTTAATCCATTGCCATCTGGCAAAATACCCCGTGCCACCGCATGAAGTCGGGGCTTCAGGGTCTATCATTCCCTCTGTCCTCTCAGACATTGTTCTGAAGCTGATGGCGAAGAATGCTGAAGATCGCTATCAAAGTGCGCTAGGCATCCGGCATGACCTCGAGGAGTGCCTGGCCCAGTGGCAGGAAAATCTGAGGATTGTGCCCTTTCAGTTAGGTCGGCGAGATGTCAGCGATCGCTTCCTGATTCCCGAAACGCTCTATGGACGCGACCAGGAAGTCCAGACCTTGCTGGATGCCTTTACCCGCATCGCATCTTCGCCAGCGGACAACGCCCCTGACCAACCCCCATCCCAAACCCCAAATCCCCCATCCCCCATCCCCCATCCCAAATCCGAACTGGTTCTGGTTACTGGCTTTTCTGGCATTGGCAAAACGGCTGTTGTCAATGAGGTTCACAAGCCGATTACCCGTCAGCACGGCTATTTCATCAAAGGCAAATTTGACCAATTTAACCGCAACATTCCCTTCTCTGGTGTGGTGCAGGCCCTGCGCGACCTGATGCGGCAACTGCTGAGTGAAAGTGACACCCAGTTGCAGTCCTGGAAGTCTCAGATTCTCGCGGCCCTGGGAGAGAGTGGCCAGGTGATGATTGACGTGATCCCAGAACTAGAGCAGGTGATTGGCCCTCAACCCGCCGCCGTTGACCTCTCTGGCATGGCAGCCCAGAATCGGTTTAATTTACTGTTCCAGAAGTTCATTCAAGTTTTTGCAACGCCAGCCCATCCGCTGGTGTTGTTTTTAGATGACTTGCAGTGGGCAGATTCTGCCTCCCTCAACCTGATGCATCAGGTAATGACCGAGTTGGGCACAGGCTATCTGTTGCTGATTGGAGCCTACCGGGACAATGAAGTATCCCCCGCCCACCCCCTGATGCTGGCGATCGCCGCTATTGCCCAAGCGGGGACAACAGTCAACACCATCACGCTGCCACCCCTGAACCCAGCCGATCTAAATCACTTGGTGGCCGATACGCTCCATTGCCCTGAGGCAGTGGCTCAACCACTTACAAGTCTGGTAGTTCAGAAAACCCAGGGCAACCCGTTTTTTGCCACCCAGTTTCTCAGAGCTTTGCACCAGGACGGGTTAATTACGTTTGACTGGCAGGCAGGGCACTGGCAGTGCGATCTGGCGCGGGTGCAGGATGCCGCCCTGACGGATGATGTGGTGGAGTTTATGGCGTTGCAGTTGCAGAAGTTGCCACAGGAAACACAACAGATCCTTAAACTTGCCGCCTGCATTGGCAATCAATTTGACCTGGCCACGCTGGCAATCGTCTCGGAGCAATCGGAAGTCGAAACAGCAACTCAGCTGTGGACGGCACTGCAACAGGGCTTCATTCTGCCCCAGAGTCAAATCTACAAGTTTTTCCAGGAGCAGGCTGAAGGCCAGGGAAAACCGGCTTCTGAAGTCTGGAGGCAGGATCCTGGCTCCTGTGTCTATCGATTCTTGCACGATCGCGTCCAGCAGGCGGCCTATTCCCTCATCCCGGATGACCAGAAGCAGGCAACCCACTATCACATCGGCCAATTGCTGTTGCAGCAAATCTCCCCCGCCGAGCAAGAAGAGCGCATTTTTGAACTGGTAAACCAACTCAACTGGGGCGCCGCACTGATGACCGACCAGGGCGATCGCGATGCCCTCGCCCACCTGAATCTGATTGCCAGTCGCAGGGCAAAAGCAGCAACGGCCTATCAGGCCGGACGCGACTATGCCGCCCTGGGCCTGTCATTGTTGGGCACAGCAGCCTGGCAACGGCAATACAGCCTCACCCTGGCCCTGCACGAACTCGCCGCCGAATCGGCCTCCCTGTGCGGTGACTTTGCACAGATGGAGCAGTGGATTGATGCTGTGATTGAACAGGCCCATACCCTGCTGGAAACGATCCCCGTTTACCGCACGAGGATTCTGGCCAATGTCTACCAGAATCAGCTAACCGAGGCCATTGCGATCGGGCAGCAGATTTTGCAACAGTTGGGCATCTGGTTTCCCGAAACTCCCACCCCCGCCGACATTCACCAGCAGATCCAGGCGATCGCCGCATTGATAGGCGATCGCCCCATTGAGGAGCTGGTTCACCTCCCGGTGATGACCGATCCGACCTCCCTTGCCATCGTCCAGATCGCCAGTAGCCTGTTGGGCACCGCTTACCTGTCGGGTTCGCCCCTGTACCCGTTGCTGGTGGTGTTGGGTGTCAGGCTCTCGATTCAGTCAGGCAACACCCTGGCTTCGCCCGTCAGCTATGCCTTCTATGGGGCAATTTTGTGCAACCTGCTGCAGGATGTGGAGACGGGCGTGCAGTTTGGTCAATTGGCGCTGAACATTGTTGCCGCCCTGGATGCCAAAGCCTCGCAACCGGAAGTCATCGGTGCGGTAGTCGCATTTATTCTGCACCGCAAACGCCACCTCAGAGACCTGCTGCCGATCGCCCAAGAGGGCTACGCAACGGGGCTGGAGGTGGGTAGTCTGGAATATGCTGGTTATAATGCGATTCTTTTTTGCGTCAAGGCGTTTAACTGTGGTCAGCCACTGGCCACGTTAGAGCCAGAAGTGCGGGCTTACTCCCATGGCATGGTGCAACTGCACCAACTGACTGCTGCCAGCTATTGTTGGATTGTCTGGCAATCGATCTTAAATTTACTGGGCGATTCAGATCACCCCACCCGCCTGTCAGGGGAGGCGTTACAGGAAGCGGAGTTTCTACCGTCTCTGCTCTCCGCCAATGATCCCGGAAAGTTATTTCAGTTTTATCTCTACAAGGCGATGCTGTGCTTCCTGTTCGGGGAAGTTGCCCCCGCCATGACCCAGATCACAGAGGCCCGGAAATACTTAAGGGGAGCCGTCGGCCTGGTTGGTGAACCAACGCTCTATTTCTACGATTCTTTGATTGCGATCGCCCACTGGGAGCAATCTCAGAATAACTCAGTAGATGACCTGGCAGCGGTGTTGCAGCGCGTGGCGGAGAACCAAACCCAGTTACAACGGGTTTGA